The following proteins come from a genomic window of Microbacterium lemovicicum:
- a CDS encoding ATP-dependent Clp protease ATP-binding subunit has protein sequence MNATQQPGQEEAQSALEQFGINLTDRARQGKLDPVIGRDSEIRRVSQVLTRRTKNNPVLIGEPGVGKTAVVEGLAQRIVAGDVAESLKNKELVTLDISALVAGAMYRGQFEERLKSVLKEITESDGQVITFIDELHVLMGAGGGEGSVAASNMLKPMLARGELRLIGATTLNEYREFIEKDAALERRFQQVYVGEPTVEDTVAILRGLKERYEAHHKVAIADAALVAAASLSHRYIPSRQLPDKAIDLIDEAASRLRMEIDSAPLEIDELRRHVDRLKLEELALKREKDAASKERLAALRETLRTEQECLGELQARWERERASLNRVGDLKTKLDAARMEAERAQREGNLEKASRLLYAEIPALERQLVDAEREEPAGDRMVNDQVTDEDIAAVIAAWTGIPVGRLLQGETEKLLHLEAELGKRLIGQKDAVKAVSDAVRRSRAGISDPDRPTGSFLFLGPTGVGKTELAKSLADFLFDDEHAMVRIDMSEYGEKHSVSRLVGAPPGYIGYEQGGQLTEAVRRRPYSVVLLDEVEKAHPEVFDVLLQVMDDGRLTDGQGRTVDFKNVLLILTSNLGSPILIDPTLSIDQKRESVNALVRQAFKPEFINRLDDIVIFQALTQDDLAQIVELSVFALQRRLRDRRLALAVTPDARAWLAERGYDPLFGARPLRRLIQSEIQDRLAMAILGGRVHDGDVVRVDVAADGSTLALTSDGPGAPEPDDSDDDVIEAILEED, from the coding sequence ATGAACGCCACACAGCAGCCCGGGCAGGAGGAGGCGCAGAGCGCTCTGGAGCAGTTCGGGATCAACCTGACCGATCGCGCCCGCCAGGGCAAGCTCGACCCCGTCATCGGGCGGGACAGCGAGATCCGTCGCGTCAGCCAGGTGCTCACCCGGCGCACCAAGAACAACCCCGTGCTCATCGGCGAGCCCGGCGTCGGCAAGACGGCCGTCGTCGAGGGTCTCGCCCAGCGCATCGTCGCGGGAGACGTCGCGGAGTCGCTGAAGAACAAGGAGCTCGTCACGCTCGACATCTCGGCCCTGGTCGCCGGTGCGATGTACCGCGGGCAGTTCGAGGAGCGCCTCAAGAGCGTGCTCAAGGAGATCACCGAGTCCGACGGCCAGGTCATCACGTTCATCGACGAGCTGCACGTGCTCATGGGCGCGGGCGGCGGCGAGGGCTCGGTCGCGGCATCCAACATGCTCAAGCCCATGCTCGCGCGCGGTGAGCTGCGTCTCATCGGCGCGACCACCCTCAACGAGTACCGCGAGTTCATCGAGAAGGATGCCGCGCTCGAGCGCCGTTTCCAGCAGGTCTACGTCGGCGAGCCCACCGTCGAGGACACCGTCGCGATCCTCCGCGGACTCAAAGAGCGGTACGAGGCGCACCACAAGGTGGCGATCGCCGACGCGGCGCTGGTGGCCGCGGCATCCCTGTCGCATCGGTACATCCCATCGCGGCAGCTGCCCGACAAGGCGATCGACCTCATCGACGAAGCCGCCTCGCGGCTGCGCATGGAGATCGACTCCGCCCCGCTCGAGATCGACGAGCTGCGGCGCCACGTCGACCGGCTCAAGCTCGAGGAGCTCGCGCTCAAGCGAGAGAAGGACGCCGCCTCGAAGGAGCGACTGGCCGCGCTGCGCGAGACGCTCCGCACCGAGCAGGAGTGCCTCGGCGAGCTGCAGGCGCGGTGGGAGCGCGAGCGCGCGTCGCTGAACCGCGTCGGCGACCTCAAGACGAAGCTCGACGCCGCCCGCATGGAGGCCGAGCGCGCGCAGCGCGAGGGCAACCTCGAGAAGGCCTCGCGGCTGCTGTACGCCGAGATCCCGGCGCTGGAGCGGCAGCTCGTCGACGCCGAGCGCGAGGAGCCCGCCGGCGACCGCATGGTCAACGACCAGGTGACCGACGAGGACATCGCCGCGGTCATCGCCGCGTGGACGGGCATCCCCGTGGGCCGGCTGCTGCAGGGCGAGACCGAGAAGCTCCTGCACCTCGAGGCCGAGCTCGGCAAGCGCCTGATCGGGCAGAAAGACGCTGTGAAGGCGGTGTCCGACGCGGTCCGCCGCTCGCGCGCGGGCATCAGCGACCCGGATCGTCCGACCGGCTCGTTCCTCTTCCTCGGACCGACGGGCGTCGGCAAGACCGAGCTCGCGAAGTCGCTCGCCGACTTCCTCTTCGACGACGAGCACGCCATGGTGCGCATCGACATGTCGGAGTACGGCGAGAAGCACTCGGTCTCGCGCCTCGTCGGTGCGCCTCCGGGCTACATCGGCTACGAGCAGGGTGGACAGCTGACCGAGGCGGTGCGCCGTCGGCCCTACTCCGTCGTGCTGCTCGATGAGGTCGAGAAGGCGCATCCCGAGGTCTTCGACGTGCTGCTGCAGGTCATGGACGACGGGCGCCTCACCGACGGCCAGGGCCGCACGGTGGACTTCAAGAACGTGCTGCTGATCCTCACCTCGAACCTCGGGTCGCCGATCCTCATCGATCCGACGCTGTCGATCGACCAGAAGCGCGAGTCGGTGAACGCGCTGGTGCGCCAGGCGTTCAAGCCGGAGTTCATCAACAGGCTCGACGACATCGTCATCTTCCAGGCCCTCACGCAGGACGATCTCGCCCAGATCGTCGAGCTCAGTGTGTTCGCGCTCCAGCGGCGGCTGCGCGACCGGCGGCTCGCGCTGGCCGTCACCCCCGACGCGCGCGCCTGGCTCGCCGAGCGCGGCTACGATCCGCTCTTCGGAGCGCGGCCGCTGCGGCGCCTCATCCAGTCCGAGATCCAGGACCGCCTCGCGATGGCGATCCTCGGCGGACGCGTGCACGACGGCGACGTCGTGCGGGTGGATGTCGCGGCCGACGGCTCCACGCTGGCTCTGACCAGCGACGGGCCGGGCGCGCCGGAGCCCGACGACAGCGACGACGACGTGATCGAGGCGATCCTCGAGGAGGACTGA
- a CDS encoding glycosyltransferase, with product MSTPATPAPDARPADDRRPLRVLIGADTFLPHVNGAARFAERLAAGLVARGHDVHVMAPSDGHRNHGRFTEVIEGQPMTMHRLPSYRYAPHDWLTFVWPWRVKHYARRILDDIKPDVVHIQSHIVIGRGLAREAHKRGIPIIATNHVMAENIVDFTTLPPVLDKIVVKLAWDDAKRTFDLTRAVTTPTRKAADFLERTVDIRGVIPISCGIDATNYTPDLTPRDANRIVFVGRLTTEKHIELVLRAMARLDPALDTTFDIVGGGDQRKNLEQLTHQLGLDDRVTFHGRTSEDDLRALLSRASVFAIASIAELQSIATMEAMASGLPIVAADAVALPHLVQHGENGYLFQPGNVEELTARLTDVLTASPEERLRMQQASLDGVVIHDINRTLDTFEALYRDEPLPG from the coding sequence GTGAGCACCCCCGCGACGCCCGCCCCCGACGCGCGACCCGCCGACGACCGTCGGCCCCTGCGCGTCCTGATCGGCGCCGACACCTTCCTGCCCCACGTCAACGGCGCGGCCCGCTTCGCCGAGCGCCTCGCCGCGGGCCTGGTCGCCCGCGGCCACGACGTGCACGTGATGGCTCCGAGCGACGGTCACCGCAATCACGGCCGATTCACCGAGGTCATCGAGGGGCAGCCGATGACCATGCACCGACTCCCGTCGTACCGGTACGCCCCGCACGACTGGCTCACCTTCGTGTGGCCGTGGCGGGTCAAGCACTACGCGCGCCGGATCCTCGACGACATCAAGCCCGACGTCGTGCACATCCAGTCGCACATCGTGATCGGCCGAGGGCTGGCCCGTGAGGCGCACAAGCGCGGCATCCCCATCATCGCGACGAACCACGTGATGGCCGAGAACATCGTCGACTTCACCACCCTCCCGCCCGTGCTGGACAAGATCGTCGTCAAGCTCGCCTGGGATGACGCGAAGCGCACCTTCGACCTCACCCGCGCCGTGACGACGCCCACGCGCAAGGCCGCCGACTTCCTGGAGCGCACCGTCGACATCCGCGGCGTGATCCCGATCAGCTGCGGCATCGACGCGACGAACTACACGCCCGACCTCACGCCGCGTGACGCGAACCGCATCGTGTTCGTCGGCCGCCTCACCACCGAGAAGCACATCGAGCTCGTGCTGCGGGCGATGGCGCGGCTCGATCCCGCGCTCGACACGACGTTCGACATCGTCGGCGGCGGCGATCAGCGCAAGAACCTCGAGCAGCTCACGCACCAGCTCGGCCTCGACGACCGCGTGACCTTCCACGGGCGCACGTCCGAAGACGACCTCCGCGCGCTCCTCTCCCGCGCGAGCGTCTTCGCCATCGCCTCGATCGCCGAGCTGCAGTCCATCGCGACCATGGAGGCGATGGCGTCCGGACTCCCGATCGTCGCGGCCGACGCGGTCGCCCTCCCGCACCTCGTGCAGCACGGCGAGAACGGCTACCTGTTCCAGCCGGGCAACGTCGAGGAGCTCACGGCCCGTCTCACCGACGTGCTGACGGCGAGCCCCGAGGAGCGGCTCCGCATGCAGCAGGCCTCTCTCGACGGCGTCGTCATCCACGACATCAACCGCACGCTCGACACCTTCGAGGCGCTCTACCGCGACGAACCGCTGCCGGGCTGA
- a CDS encoding UbiA family prenyltransferase, whose protein sequence is MTAAPSPLRVAGVLWRSTHPGPSVVVTAIAVVLGSAAGLDLWRIAVLGAAILLGQLSVGLSNDAFDAARDRANARADKPLARGDVAVRTAWIAAGATVAAALVLSAVLGIGMLVAHLIALASAWAYNARLKATPVSVLPFIVSFGLLPSLVTLSAADPRLAPAWAWVAGGAIGVAIHLTNVLPDLDDDARTGIRGLPHRLGRTVSAVIAALALVAGAVAVLAGPTSPSTLGWIVFALAAALAVAGLILALVRPPGRAVFRLVMLAALLLCVQLAVTGQSLVG, encoded by the coding sequence ATGACTGCCGCGCCCTCGCCGCTCCGGGTGGCCGGCGTGCTGTGGCGCTCGACGCATCCCGGACCGAGCGTCGTGGTCACGGCGATCGCGGTGGTGCTGGGCTCCGCCGCCGGGCTCGACCTCTGGCGCATCGCCGTGCTCGGCGCCGCGATCCTGCTCGGCCAGCTGTCGGTCGGTCTCTCCAACGACGCCTTCGACGCCGCCCGCGACCGGGCCAACGCGCGGGCGGACAAGCCGCTCGCCCGCGGTGACGTCGCCGTCCGCACCGCGTGGATCGCCGCCGGTGCGACGGTCGCTGCGGCGCTCGTGCTGTCGGCGGTGCTCGGAATCGGGATGCTGGTGGCCCACCTCATCGCGCTCGCCTCGGCGTGGGCGTACAACGCGCGCCTCAAGGCGACGCCGGTGTCCGTGCTGCCGTTCATCGTGAGCTTCGGTCTGCTGCCGTCGCTCGTCACCCTGTCCGCCGCCGATCCGCGCCTCGCACCGGCGTGGGCGTGGGTCGCGGGCGGCGCGATCGGCGTCGCCATCCATCTCACGAACGTGCTGCCCGACCTCGACGACGACGCCCGCACCGGCATCCGCGGTCTCCCGCACCGCCTCGGCCGCACCGTGTCGGCCGTCATCGCCGCGCTGGCGCTCGTCGCGGGAGCGGTCGCCGTGCTCGCCGGCCCGACATCGCCGTCGACCCTCGGCTGGATCGTCTTCGCCCTGGCCGCCGCGCTCGCCGTCGCCGGACTCATCCTCGCGCTCGTTCGCCCGCCGGGCCGCGCGGTGTTCCGGCTGGTCATGCTCGCGGCGCTGCTGTTGTGCGTGCAGCTGGCGGTGACGGGTCAGTCGCTCGTCGGCTGA
- a CDS encoding glycosyltransferase, producing MFGDQHVETSGGAQVSMRLQRRFLEKAGHTVTIVAPALHGARARQTAPDAAYLDIPSMPITLDREYALVWPGSRADRVIDDRMSRRPPVDIVHVQADFWGAFLGHRFARRHGLPVVHTMHNRVDVGIEATAPFPGLVLRVLNAWQRRALGGARGQTDRGRAGGRRAGGGAPAGRDGWAFLRTFARRSQAVTTPSAHFARRLEGHGAVPGGTVGARVDVVWNGIDDDLLDEVLRSTPDERAPGRPRFVWVGRMSPEKRLLPFLEAVAASGVDADVEVIGGGGQLAAARRLVARTRGAASVRFSGRLPYAETLRRIRAADAVVQTSIGFETQGMTIFEAAALGTPAVVSDPDLAGELGTGFWAVGGDVDAAPPASDASIGALAATVRAAAADISAGNAVQPSARVREEFRQSSRTASMIDVYRRVLGAA from the coding sequence ATGTTCGGCGACCAGCACGTCGAGACCTCGGGCGGCGCGCAGGTCTCGATGCGTCTGCAGCGTCGGTTCCTCGAGAAGGCCGGGCACACGGTCACCATCGTCGCGCCGGCACTGCACGGCGCGCGGGCGCGACAGACGGCTCCGGATGCTGCGTACCTCGACATCCCGTCGATGCCCATCACCCTCGACCGCGAGTACGCCCTCGTCTGGCCCGGCTCCCGCGCGGACCGCGTGATCGACGACCGGATGTCGCGGCGACCGCCGGTCGACATCGTGCACGTGCAGGCGGACTTCTGGGGGGCGTTCCTCGGCCACCGCTTCGCCCGCCGCCACGGCCTGCCGGTGGTGCACACGATGCACAACCGCGTCGACGTGGGGATCGAGGCGACCGCGCCCTTCCCCGGGCTCGTGCTCCGCGTGCTCAACGCCTGGCAGCGCCGAGCGCTCGGAGGCGCCCGCGGGCAGACCGACCGCGGGCGGGCCGGTGGCCGGCGAGCCGGTGGTGGCGCTCCGGCCGGTCGCGACGGCTGGGCGTTCCTCCGCACCTTCGCGAGGCGGTCGCAGGCCGTCACCACCCCCTCCGCCCATTTCGCCCGGCGGCTGGAGGGCCACGGCGCCGTGCCCGGCGGAACCGTCGGGGCGCGGGTCGACGTGGTCTGGAACGGCATCGACGACGACCTCCTCGACGAGGTGCTGCGCAGCACGCCCGACGAGCGCGCGCCGGGCCGGCCGCGCTTCGTCTGGGTGGGCCGGATGAGCCCCGAGAAGCGCCTGCTGCCCTTCCTCGAGGCCGTCGCGGCGTCGGGCGTCGACGCCGACGTCGAGGTGATCGGCGGCGGAGGACAGCTCGCCGCGGCGCGGCGACTCGTCGCGCGGACGCGGGGTGCGGCATCCGTCCGCTTCTCGGGCCGGCTGCCCTACGCCGAGACGCTCCGGCGCATCCGCGCTGCCGACGCGGTCGTGCAGACGTCGATCGGCTTCGAGACGCAGGGCATGACCATCTTCGAGGCGGCCGCGCTCGGCACCCCGGCCGTCGTGAGCGACCCCGACCTCGCCGGAGAGCTCGGCACCGGCTTCTGGGCGGTGGGCGGAGACGTGGATGCCGCGCCGCCCGCTTCCGACGCCTCGATCGGCGCGCTCGCCGCCACCGTGCGCGCGGCCGCCGCAGACATCTCCGCGGGTAACGCCGTGCAGCCGTCCGCGCGCGTGCGCGAGGAGTTCCGACAGTCCTCGCGCACGGCCTCGATGATCGACGTGTACCGCCGAGTGCTCGGCGCGGCCTGA
- a CDS encoding GlxA family transcriptional regulator, translating to MKSVAVIVQNGFAPFEFGLACEAFGLDRSDDGIPNFDFRIVTPLPGVVASNMGFSINVEHDLAFADGADLVVVTPVPRDAWAQIDRRVADVIRRAHERGAWILTVCSGAFVVAASGILDGRRATTHWMYADTMARMYPAIEVDPDVLYVQDGRIITSAGTAAGLDACLHLLRQELGAEMANVIARRMVVPPQRDGGQAQFIDKPLPAVASLSLAPVTDWMVEHLREDLSVDQLAAKAHMSPRTFARRFKADFGATPAAWLARQRLIHAQRLLEKTDLGLDRIAWESGFGSAAVLRQNFARTLGTTPTAYRATFSCLRAEDAASTPELVA from the coding sequence ATGAAGTCCGTCGCCGTCATCGTCCAGAACGGGTTCGCGCCCTTCGAGTTCGGGCTCGCGTGCGAGGCGTTCGGACTCGACCGCTCGGACGACGGCATCCCGAACTTCGACTTCCGCATCGTCACTCCGCTGCCCGGAGTCGTCGCCAGCAACATGGGCTTCTCGATCAACGTCGAGCACGATCTGGCGTTCGCCGACGGGGCCGACCTCGTCGTCGTCACCCCGGTGCCGCGCGACGCGTGGGCGCAGATCGATCGCCGTGTCGCCGACGTGATCCGCCGCGCGCACGAGCGCGGTGCGTGGATCCTCACCGTGTGCAGCGGTGCGTTCGTCGTCGCCGCCTCCGGCATCCTCGACGGGCGTCGCGCCACCACGCACTGGATGTACGCCGACACGATGGCGCGCATGTATCCCGCGATCGAGGTCGACCCCGACGTGCTCTACGTGCAGGACGGACGCATCATCACGAGCGCCGGGACCGCCGCGGGACTGGACGCCTGCCTCCACCTGCTCCGCCAGGAGCTCGGCGCCGAGATGGCCAACGTCATCGCGCGCCGCATGGTCGTCCCGCCGCAGCGCGACGGAGGGCAGGCCCAGTTCATCGACAAGCCGCTGCCGGCCGTCGCCTCGCTGTCGCTCGCGCCGGTCACCGACTGGATGGTGGAGCACCTGCGCGAAGATCTGTCGGTCGACCAGCTCGCCGCCAAGGCCCACATGTCGCCGCGCACCTTCGCCCGGCGCTTCAAGGCCGACTTCGGCGCGACGCCCGCCGCGTGGCTGGCACGTCAGCGGCTGATCCACGCGCAGCGGCTCCTGGAGAAGACCGACCTCGGGCTCGACCGCATCGCGTGGGAGAGCGGCTTCGGCTCGGCCGCCGTCCTGCGCCAGAACTTCGCGCGCACGCTGGGCACCACGCCCACCGCCTACCGGGCGACGTTCAGCTGTCTGCGCGCGGAGGACGCCGCGTCGACGCCGGAGCTCGTGGCCTGA
- a CDS encoding GAP family protein → MTELLALPSALGVALSPMALVTLVLLLRSRRARGAAGGLLFGWALGVVIVLAVVGFFAVVLPPDRDAAASARGTIHVVAGVLLLLLALRAWWARPRDADEPEPPTWLRGADSATFGLGFALGFFQSALNPKNLLLLIAAGLAIAAEPDRPIGPLLALVALIAVVASLALVVVLVIGDARRERLRMWLVRRGWAVTAAVSTIVGAVLVLAGLLGA, encoded by the coding sequence GTGACCGAGCTCCTCGCGCTGCCGTCGGCGCTCGGCGTCGCGCTGAGCCCGATGGCGCTGGTGACCCTCGTCCTGCTGCTGCGCAGTCGCCGCGCGCGCGGCGCCGCCGGGGGGTTGCTCTTCGGCTGGGCGCTCGGCGTGGTCATCGTGCTGGCCGTGGTGGGGTTCTTCGCGGTCGTGCTTCCTCCCGATCGGGATGCTGCAGCCTCGGCCCGCGGCACCATCCACGTCGTCGCGGGCGTGCTGCTCCTGCTGCTCGCGCTGCGCGCGTGGTGGGCGCGGCCTCGGGACGCCGACGAGCCCGAGCCGCCGACCTGGCTGCGTGGGGCGGACAGCGCGACCTTCGGGCTGGGCTTCGCGCTCGGCTTCTTCCAGTCGGCGCTGAATCCGAAGAACCTGCTGCTGCTGATCGCGGCAGGCCTCGCCATCGCCGCCGAACCCGACCGGCCGATCGGCCCGCTGCTGGCGCTCGTGGCGCTGATCGCGGTCGTGGCGTCACTCGCGCTGGTCGTGGTGCTGGTGATCGGTGATGCGCGGCGTGAGCGGCTGCGGATGTGGCTGGTGAGGCGCGGATGGGCCGTGACCGCGGCCGTGTCGACGATCGTCGGCGCGGTGCTGGTGCTGGCCGGGCTGCTGGGCGCCTGA